A part of Microbulbifer salipaludis genomic DNA contains:
- a CDS encoding bactofilin family protein, translating to MASTGGNSTTLIARHTEVTGDLHFRGNLVVEGRVNGNVSAHSDSDARLQIVDGGVVEGEIRVPNVVVNGNVKGDVHASGHLELASKAVVEGNVHYKLIEMVKGAQVNGSLVSNVEVDTTSEPRMLGYSEETAADAE from the coding sequence ATGGCTAGCACTGGCGGCAACAGTACGACTTTGATCGCGCGTCACACCGAAGTGACCGGCGACCTGCATTTTCGCGGCAACCTGGTTGTTGAGGGACGGGTCAACGGCAATGTGAGCGCCCACAGTGACAGCGACGCACGCCTGCAAATCGTCGATGGCGGCGTCGTCGAAGGCGAAATCCGCGTGCCTAACGTGGTGGTCAACGGCAACGTGAAGGGCGATGTGCATGCCAGTGGACACCTGGAGCTGGCTTCCAAGGCGGTCGTAGAAGGCAATGTGCACTACAAACTGATCGAGATGGTGAAGGGTGCCCAGGTCAACGGCTCCCTGGTCTCCAATGTGGAAGTGGATACCACCAGCGAGCCCCGTATGCTCGGCTACTCCGAAGAAACGGCGGCAGACGCGGAATAA
- the hemB gene encoding porphobilinogen synthase, with amino-acid sequence MTFSSHRGPFPHSRPRRLRASEFSRRLVRENRLTSDDLILPLFVIEGRGETQQVASMPGVERLTVDLLTAKAKALVALGIPAVALFPVVDPSAKSDDARAAYDKHGLAQRAVRALKDAAPELGVITDVALDPFTSHGQDGLMNEAGYIVNDDTVEVLVQQALSHAEAGADVVAPSDMMDGRIGAVRAALEREGHVNTQIMSYAAKYASSYYGPFRDAVGSAGNLKGANKFSYQMDPANGDEALHECALDLAEGADMIMVKPGMPYLDVVRRVKDELKVPTFAYQVSGEYAMHCAAFDNGWLNREAVILESLLAFKRAGADGVLTYFAEEAARLLEQ; translated from the coding sequence ATGACGTTTTCCTCCCACCGGGGCCCCTTCCCCCACAGCCGCCCACGGCGCCTGCGTGCCAGTGAATTTTCCCGCCGTCTGGTGCGGGAAAACCGCCTCACCAGCGACGACCTGATCCTGCCCCTGTTCGTCATCGAGGGCCGTGGCGAGACCCAGCAGGTTGCCTCCATGCCCGGCGTAGAGCGGCTGACTGTGGACCTGCTCACCGCCAAGGCGAAGGCACTGGTGGCACTGGGTATTCCGGCAGTGGCCCTGTTCCCGGTGGTAGACCCATCGGCGAAATCTGACGACGCCCGCGCCGCCTACGACAAACACGGGCTGGCCCAGCGCGCGGTGCGCGCGCTGAAAGACGCCGCGCCCGAACTGGGGGTCATTACCGATGTGGCACTGGACCCCTTCACCAGCCACGGCCAGGATGGCCTGATGAACGAGGCCGGTTACATCGTCAACGACGACACGGTAGAGGTACTGGTGCAGCAGGCGCTGTCCCACGCCGAGGCCGGCGCCGATGTGGTGGCGCCTTCCGACATGATGGACGGGCGCATCGGCGCGGTGCGCGCAGCACTGGAACGGGAGGGCCATGTGAACACCCAGATCATGTCCTATGCCGCGAAATACGCTTCGAGCTATTACGGCCCGTTTCGGGATGCGGTGGGCTCTGCCGGCAACCTGAAAGGCGCCAACAAGTTCAGCTACCAGATGGACCCGGCCAACGGCGACGAAGCACTGCATGAGTGCGCGTTGGACCTGGCCGAAGGCGCTGACATGATCATGGTCAAGCCCGGCATGCCGTATCTGGATGTGGTGCGGCGAGTGAAAGACGAACTGAAAGTGCCGACGTTTGCGTATCAGGTGAGTGGCGAATACGCCATGCACTGCGCGGCCTTTGACAACGGCTGGCTCAATCGCGAAGCCGTGATCCTCGAATCCCTGCTCGCGTTCAAACGCGCCGGTGCCGACGGAGTGCTGACCTATTTCGCGGAAGAAGCGGCGCGGTTATTGGAACAGTAG
- a CDS encoding chloride channel protein: protein MRRRQQRDPEPPTSPLSARHYAGLFERARVKLSAQQALALLVLLALVIGVCAGVVVIGFRQLSEGPAILYLPRLEDFEALPASWRFGLPVAGAAVLGLLFHWVAPSGRPTGVVHVLDRLHNHQGRMPMKNAVLQFFGGTLALLSGQSIGREGPSVHLGAASGSWVAQRLRLPDNSARTLLACGVAAAIAASFNTPLAGVIFAMEVVMLEYTVAGFLPVMIAAVSGSAATRLAFGHQAAFSVPASQLESLAEFPILFVAALIIGALAALFILSQRYLVPLQQKHSPFPRFLVAGVATGVLALWVPEILGTGYDTLELAMLGQLSIAALAAIVLAKIVATALATGLGIPGGVIGPSLVIGACVGGAAGHLANLWLGAATASPGLYAMVGMAAMMAALLNAPLAALLTILELTYNPNVLFPGMMTIVVACLVSRQLFGSDGIYQESLRALGKSGTPSWRAQMLSRVGVASVMERAVATTPRLLERAQAERLIEHQPAWLLIGGDDTPQALRTADLAIFLQRPPKEPDGHEESEKEEEKIDLLRLPGERLQLAPLSWRATLLEAQQQLEQQGAGALYIGRDYDQGNSGVLDSEVAGIILPQHIEHYYRQ, encoded by the coding sequence GTGCGGCGCCGCCAGCAGCGAGACCCCGAGCCACCCACTTCCCCACTCTCCGCCCGGCATTACGCAGGTCTGTTCGAGCGCGCGCGGGTAAAGCTCTCGGCGCAACAGGCGCTGGCGCTGCTGGTACTGCTCGCACTGGTCATCGGCGTGTGTGCGGGAGTAGTGGTGATCGGATTTCGCCAGCTGAGTGAAGGTCCCGCAATCCTGTACCTGCCACGGCTGGAGGATTTTGAGGCACTCCCGGCATCGTGGCGATTCGGCCTGCCAGTGGCGGGCGCAGCCGTTCTCGGCCTGCTATTTCACTGGGTGGCACCCTCCGGGCGGCCCACCGGCGTGGTGCATGTACTGGACCGACTGCACAATCATCAGGGCCGGATGCCTATGAAGAATGCGGTACTGCAGTTCTTTGGCGGCACCCTCGCGCTATTGAGCGGTCAGTCCATCGGCCGTGAGGGGCCGTCGGTACACCTCGGTGCGGCGAGCGGCAGCTGGGTTGCCCAGCGCCTGCGACTGCCCGACAACTCGGCGCGCACCCTGTTGGCGTGTGGCGTTGCGGCGGCCATTGCCGCCTCATTCAATACGCCGCTGGCCGGGGTGATCTTCGCCATGGAAGTGGTGATGCTGGAGTACACCGTCGCCGGCTTCCTGCCCGTGATGATCGCCGCGGTGAGCGGCAGCGCTGCCACCCGCCTGGCGTTCGGTCACCAGGCTGCGTTTAGCGTGCCGGCCTCGCAGCTGGAGTCCCTGGCGGAATTCCCCATCCTGTTCGTCGCTGCGCTGATCATCGGTGCACTGGCCGCACTGTTTATCCTCAGCCAGCGCTATCTGGTGCCGCTTCAGCAGAAACACTCGCCTTTCCCCCGTTTCCTGGTTGCCGGTGTCGCCACCGGCGTACTGGCGCTGTGGGTGCCGGAGATTCTCGGCACCGGCTACGACACCCTGGAACTGGCCATGCTTGGGCAGCTCAGTATTGCGGCCCTCGCAGCCATCGTGCTGGCCAAGATCGTGGCCACGGCACTGGCCACCGGGCTGGGGATTCCCGGCGGGGTCATTGGCCCGAGCCTGGTAATCGGCGCCTGCGTGGGCGGCGCGGCAGGACACCTGGCCAACCTGTGGCTGGGGGCCGCCACAGCCAGCCCGGGGTTGTATGCAATGGTAGGGATGGCGGCAATGATGGCGGCGCTGCTCAACGCCCCGCTGGCCGCGCTGCTGACCATCCTCGAGCTGACCTACAACCCGAATGTGCTGTTCCCCGGCATGATGACTATCGTGGTCGCCTGCCTGGTCAGCCGACAGCTGTTCGGCAGCGACGGCATTTATCAGGAGTCCCTCAGGGCGCTGGGCAAAAGTGGCACCCCCAGCTGGCGCGCGCAGATGCTCAGCCGGGTGGGCGTTGCCAGCGTTATGGAACGCGCGGTCGCCACAACCCCGCGACTACTGGAACGAGCGCAAGCCGAGCGACTGATCGAGCACCAGCCAGCCTGGCTACTGATCGGCGGGGATGACACACCACAGGCCCTGCGCACCGCCGATCTCGCCATTTTTCTCCAGCGTCCGCCAAAAGAACCCGACGGCCATGAGGAAAGCGAGAAAGAGGAAGAGAAGATCGACCTGCTGCGCCTGCCCGGCGAGCGCCTGCAGCTGGCGCCGTTAAGCTGGCGCGCGACGCTTCTGGAAGCCCAGCAGCAACTGGAACAGCAGGGCGCGGGAGCACTGTATATCGGCCGGGATTACGACCAGGGTAATAGCGGTGTACTGGACAGCGAGGTGGCGGGTATCATTCTGCCGCAGCATATCGAGCATTATTATCGCCAGTAG
- the hemL gene encoding glutamate-1-semialdehyde 2,1-aminomutase, giving the protein MSKSETLFAEAQKVIPGGVNSPVRAFRAVGGTPVFIERAEGAYLYDADEKRYIDYVQSWGPMVLGHAHPDVIDAVVEQAQSGLSFGAPTELETELAEELCRVWPNMDLVRFVNSGTEATMSAIRLARGYTGRDKIVKFEGCYHGHSDSLLVKAGSGALTMGVPSSPGVPASLADHTITLTYNDIEGVKKCFAEIGDQIACIIVEPVAGNMNCIPPVPGFLQALREVCDQSGAVLILDEVMTGFRVSLTGAQGHYGVEADITTLGKVIGGGMPVGAFGGKREIMEQIAPLGPIYQAGTLSGNPMAMVAGLETLQLIQEPGLYDSLTEKTDRLVDGVLAAAKDAGIPLTANKVGSMFGFFFTDADQVTNYQQVMACDTDRFNRFFHGMLEEGVYLAPASYEAGFMSAAHSDEDIDATIQAAKNVFAKLQ; this is encoded by the coding sequence ATGAGCAAGTCCGAAACCCTCTTCGCCGAAGCCCAAAAGGTCATTCCCGGTGGCGTCAATTCACCGGTCCGCGCATTCCGCGCGGTGGGTGGCACGCCCGTTTTTATCGAGCGCGCCGAGGGCGCCTACCTCTACGATGCCGATGAAAAACGCTATATCGACTATGTGCAGTCCTGGGGCCCCATGGTGCTGGGCCACGCGCACCCGGACGTGATCGACGCGGTGGTGGAACAGGCCCAGTCAGGGCTGAGTTTCGGTGCACCCACCGAGCTGGAAACCGAACTCGCGGAAGAACTGTGCCGCGTGTGGCCGAATATGGATCTGGTGCGCTTCGTAAACTCCGGCACCGAAGCCACCATGAGCGCCATTCGCCTGGCCCGCGGCTACACCGGCCGCGACAAGATCGTTAAATTCGAGGGTTGCTACCACGGCCACTCCGACTCGCTGCTGGTCAAGGCCGGCTCCGGGGCCCTCACCATGGGCGTGCCCTCCTCCCCCGGCGTACCGGCCTCACTGGCGGACCACACCATCACCCTGACTTACAACGATATCGAGGGCGTGAAAAAGTGCTTCGCCGAGATCGGCGACCAGATTGCCTGCATCATCGTCGAGCCGGTGGCCGGCAATATGAACTGCATCCCGCCGGTGCCGGGCTTCCTGCAGGCGCTGCGCGAAGTGTGTGACCAGTCCGGTGCGGTGCTGATCCTGGACGAAGTGATGACCGGTTTCCGTGTCAGCCTGACCGGCGCCCAGGGCCACTACGGCGTCGAGGCGGATATCACCACCCTGGGCAAGGTCATCGGCGGCGGTATGCCGGTAGGGGCATTTGGTGGCAAGCGCGAGATCATGGAGCAGATTGCACCGCTGGGCCCGATCTATCAGGCGGGCACCCTGTCGGGTAACCCAATGGCCATGGTTGCGGGCCTGGAAACCCTGCAGTTGATTCAGGAACCGGGCCTCTACGACAGCCTGACGGAAAAGACCGACCGCCTGGTGGACGGCGTGTTGGCCGCGGCAAAAGACGCGGGTATTCCGCTCACCGCCAACAAGGTGGGCAGTATGTTCGGCTTCTTCTTCACCGACGCCGACCAGGTAACCAATTACCAGCAGGTCATGGCCTGCGACACCGATCGCTTCAACCGCTTCTTCCACGGCATGCTGGAAGAAGGCGTTTATCTGGCGCCAGCGTCCTACGAAGCCGGGTTCATGTCCGCCGCCCACAGCGACGAGGACATTGATGCCACCATTCAGGCGGCGAAAAATGTCTTCGCCAAACTGCAGTAA
- the hemJ gene encoding protoporphyrinogen oxidase HemJ translates to MLWLKAFHLISMVCWFAALFYLPRLFVYHVDATDSLSKDRFQIMERRLYRGIAIPSMIATIVFGVWLITFNPEYYKSAGWLHAKLTFVVLLIGYHHICGSYVKKFAAGTINKSGRYFRVFNELPVVALVIIVILAVVRPF, encoded by the coding sequence ATGCTTTGGCTCAAGGCTTTCCATCTCATATCCATGGTGTGCTGGTTTGCCGCACTCTTCTACCTGCCCCGCCTGTTCGTGTATCACGTCGATGCCACCGACTCTCTGAGTAAAGATCGCTTTCAGATCATGGAGCGCCGCTTGTATCGCGGTATTGCCATACCCTCGATGATCGCCACCATCGTATTCGGCGTCTGGCTGATTACCTTTAACCCCGAGTACTACAAATCCGCTGGCTGGCTGCACGCCAAGCTCACCTTCGTGGTCTTGCTGATCGGTTACCACCATATTTGCGGCAGCTATGTGAAGAAGTTTGCCGCCGGCACTATCAACAAAAGCGGCCGCTATTTCCGCGTGTTTAATGAGCTACCGGTGGTGGCGCTGGTGATAATCGTGATACTCGCGGTGGTCAGGCCCTTCTGA
- the thiD gene encoding bifunctional hydroxymethylpyrimidine kinase/phosphomethylpyrimidine kinase yields the protein MDTRQPIVLTVTHHDPSGSAGIAADTETAASLGCHCTSVVSAITVGDTRDLAGVAPVDDSLLVEQARAVLEDMPVAAIKIGYLGSVENVHALHSVLRDYPDIPLIIDPDATLADKESLLAPPLWRAMCDLLLPLATLVAPNRREARAMAGEADVHDAQAQELLESGCRYLLLTGVPAGGQQLENRLYDVRGLVREFRWQRLPPAAYGACGTLTTAIACHIAHGLNILEAVNRSQQFTWSAIAGSRRLGMGRPVPNRLFWTCKD from the coding sequence ATGGATACACGCCAACCCATCGTTCTCACGGTTACCCACCACGACCCCAGCGGCAGCGCCGGCATTGCCGCGGATACGGAAACCGCGGCCAGCCTTGGGTGTCACTGCACGTCGGTCGTGTCGGCAATCACCGTCGGTGACACCCGCGACCTGGCAGGAGTAGCGCCGGTCGACGACAGCTTGCTGGTAGAGCAGGCCCGCGCCGTGCTCGAAGACATGCCCGTGGCGGCAATCAAAATCGGCTATCTCGGCTCGGTGGAAAACGTGCACGCACTGCACAGCGTGCTGCGGGACTACCCGGATATTCCCCTGATCATCGACCCGGATGCCACCCTCGCAGACAAGGAGAGCCTGCTGGCTCCCCCCTTGTGGCGGGCCATGTGCGACCTGCTGCTGCCACTGGCCACCCTGGTTGCCCCCAACCGGCGCGAAGCCCGCGCCATGGCTGGCGAGGCGGATGTCCACGATGCCCAGGCCCAGGAGCTGCTCGAGAGTGGCTGCCGCTATCTGCTGCTGACCGGCGTACCCGCCGGTGGTCAACAGCTGGAGAACCGGCTCTACGATGTGCGCGGCCTGGTGCGGGAATTCCGCTGGCAGCGCCTGCCCCCCGCCGCCTACGGTGCCTGCGGCACCCTCACCACGGCGATTGCCTGCCACATTGCCCATGGCCTCAACATTCTTGAAGCGGTCAATCGCAGCCAACAATTCACCTGGAGCGCCATAGCGGGTAGCCGACGACTGGGCATGGGGCGGCCGGTACCCAACCGCCTGTTCTGGACCTGCAAGGACTGA
- the mrcB gene encoding penicillin-binding protein 1B produces MASNKRRTKAKRAKGNGGSGRLRRWIKRLSLLALLGVLVLAGYMVWLDVQLRERLDSRQYQLPARVYARPLILQEGMVMRPDELESEFAALNYKKVAAVEEPGQWQREGMEYLVWRRDFIHADQREPAAKVQFRLRNDELSNLRSESGDRLQEFRLDAASIGTLLGGGDDRTPVRIEDIPPLLGATLIAVEDQDFVHHFGVSPRGIARAMVANFKAGGVVQGGSTITQQLVKNIFFDHKPSLWRKFNEALMAILMEVHYDKAYILQEYINEVWLGQQGSRAIYGFGLASEFYFQKPLNQLEPHQIALLVGLAKGASYYNPWRNPARALERRNTVLDVMLEQGLISNEQHDRLRKKPLEVAAAGAAAQNPYPAFTERLLAELRPYYSVEELRTAGLRVYTTLAPSVQKLAEDAVSAGAAKLEKDRGIQADSLQGATVVLENLSGNVLAMVGDRRPHYPGFNRALDARRQVGSLIKPAVYLTALERAHEYNLATLIDDAPIREETADGQVWMPANFNNRSHGLVPLYVALSRSYNQATARLGLDLGIENVRQTIRRLGVQAPLPRVPSLFLGAVEMTPFEVAGMYQTIANGGEHVEPRTLLAVSDADGEQVQRFRPKSNRGVDEVPVYLLRYGLEQVMREGTGKSAYRRLPNSVPFAGKTGTTNNYRDSWFAGFSPGVTAVVWLGRDDNDRTSLTGATGALSIWTDIMRQLPHRHGRIKAPRGVEWKPLNEQGQFMDPRNCQGGREIPVSVESRLETDPRCQRRGWFRNWFDREDENVAPREDMTPGWGIDPEQQRREREQQQQYQREQQLRDQLDQENLESPVVPQERPESGRDEIPQTESERLRRLEESGRIQEQRYLEEERRAAEERRILEERLRRSGAPVEEAEPWPPQEPDQWP; encoded by the coding sequence ATGGCATCAAACAAACGCCGTACAAAAGCAAAACGTGCAAAGGGTAACGGTGGCTCCGGCCGCCTGCGCCGCTGGATCAAGCGTCTCAGTCTGCTGGCCCTGCTCGGCGTGCTGGTGCTCGCGGGTTATATGGTGTGGCTGGATGTGCAGTTGCGGGAGCGGCTGGATAGTCGCCAGTACCAGCTGCCCGCCAGGGTCTATGCGCGCCCGCTGATCCTGCAGGAAGGCATGGTCATGCGACCGGATGAGCTGGAGTCCGAGTTCGCCGCACTCAATTACAAGAAGGTTGCGGCGGTCGAGGAACCAGGACAATGGCAAAGAGAAGGGATGGAATACCTGGTCTGGCGCCGTGACTTTATCCACGCCGATCAACGTGAGCCCGCGGCCAAGGTACAGTTCCGCCTGCGCAATGATGAATTGAGCAACCTGCGTAGTGAAAGCGGCGACCGGTTGCAGGAATTCCGCCTGGATGCCGCGTCTATCGGCACCTTGCTCGGTGGTGGTGACGACCGTACACCGGTGCGCATCGAGGATATTCCGCCACTGCTGGGGGCGACCCTGATTGCGGTAGAGGACCAGGATTTTGTGCACCACTTCGGGGTGTCGCCCCGTGGTATCGCTCGCGCCATGGTGGCCAACTTCAAAGCCGGTGGCGTGGTGCAGGGTGGCTCCACCATCACCCAGCAGCTGGTAAAAAATATCTTCTTCGATCACAAGCCGAGTCTGTGGCGCAAATTCAACGAAGCGCTGATGGCGATCCTGATGGAGGTGCATTACGACAAGGCTTACATCCTGCAGGAGTACATCAACGAAGTCTGGCTGGGCCAGCAGGGCAGCCGCGCTATTTATGGTTTCGGGCTGGCGTCTGAATTCTATTTCCAGAAGCCGCTCAACCAGCTGGAACCCCATCAGATTGCCTTGCTGGTGGGGCTGGCCAAGGGTGCCTCTTATTACAATCCGTGGCGCAACCCCGCGCGGGCGCTGGAGCGGCGCAACACGGTGCTGGATGTGATGCTCGAACAGGGGCTGATCAGCAACGAGCAGCACGACCGCCTGCGTAAAAAACCGCTGGAAGTGGCCGCTGCCGGTGCCGCGGCGCAGAATCCGTATCCCGCGTTTACCGAGCGGTTGCTGGCAGAGCTGCGCCCCTACTATTCCGTCGAGGAGCTGCGCACGGCCGGCTTGCGTGTTTACACCACCCTCGCGCCCTCGGTGCAGAAGCTGGCGGAAGATGCGGTCAGTGCAGGCGCGGCCAAGCTGGAAAAAGACCGTGGTATTCAGGCGGATTCCCTGCAGGGCGCTACCGTGGTGCTGGAAAACCTCAGTGGCAATGTGCTCGCCATGGTGGGCGACCGGCGCCCACACTACCCCGGGTTCAACCGGGCACTGGATGCCCGGCGTCAGGTGGGCTCGCTAATCAAGCCCGCGGTATACCTGACGGCACTGGAGCGGGCTCATGAATACAACCTGGCCACCCTGATCGACGACGCCCCCATCCGCGAAGAGACCGCCGACGGTCAGGTGTGGATGCCGGCGAACTTCAACAACCGCAGCCACGGCCTGGTGCCGCTGTACGTGGCCCTGTCGCGCTCCTACAACCAGGCCACCGCCCGTCTGGGGCTGGATCTGGGCATTGAAAATGTGCGACAGACGATCCGCCGGCTGGGCGTGCAGGCGCCCCTGCCGCGGGTACCGTCACTGTTTCTGGGCGCCGTGGAGATGACTCCGTTTGAGGTGGCCGGTATGTACCAGACTATCGCCAATGGTGGTGAACATGTGGAACCGCGCACCCTGTTGGCGGTGTCCGATGCGGATGGTGAGCAGGTACAGCGCTTCCGGCCCAAATCCAACCGCGGCGTGGATGAGGTGCCGGTATACCTGTTGCGCTACGGACTCGAGCAGGTAATGCGCGAGGGCACGGGTAAAAGTGCCTACCGGCGCCTGCCCAACAGCGTACCTTTTGCCGGCAAGACCGGTACTACCAACAATTATCGTGACAGCTGGTTTGCCGGGTTCAGCCCGGGTGTGACCGCGGTGGTGTGGCTGGGGCGCGATGACAACGATCGCACCAGCCTCACCGGTGCCACCGGTGCCTTGAGCATCTGGACCGACATCATGCGCCAGCTGCCCCACCGGCACGGGCGTATCAAGGCGCCCCGCGGTGTCGAGTGGAAGCCGCTGAACGAACAGGGCCAGTTTATGGATCCGCGCAACTGCCAGGGCGGGCGCGAGATTCCCGTATCGGTGGAGAGCCGACTGGAAACCGATCCCCGCTGCCAGCGCCGCGGCTGGTTCCGCAACTGGTTTGACCGGGAAGATGAAAATGTTGCCCCGCGCGAGGACATGACCCCGGGATGGGGTATCGATCCCGAGCAGCAACGCCGGGAACGCGAGCAGCAGCAACAGTATCAACGGGAGCAGCAACTGCGGGATCAGCTGGACCAGGAGAATCTGGAGAGCCCCGTGGTGCCGCAGGAGCGCCCGGAGAGCGGCCGCGACGAAATCCCCCAGACCGAGAGTGAGCGCTTGCGCCGGCTGGAGGAATCCGGCCGCATTCAGGAGCAGCGCTATCTGGAGGAGGAGCGCCGCGCGGCAGAGGAGCGGCGGATACTGGAGGAGCGGTTACGGCGGTCCGGTGCACCCGTAGAGGAGGCGGAGCCTTGGCCGCCGCAGGAACCCGATCAGTGGCCGTAG
- the erpA gene encoding iron-sulfur cluster insertion protein ErpA, translated as MSEAVSFSPDPIQVTDKAVAKVKGLLEEEGNPELKLRVFVTGGGCSGFQYGFTFDELVAEDDAVVEKDGIEVLVDAMSYPYLVGASVDYEEGLSGSRFVVQNPNASATCGCGSSFSI; from the coding sequence ATGTCTGAAGCTGTTTCTTTTTCCCCCGACCCGATTCAGGTGACCGACAAGGCTGTGGCCAAGGTCAAAGGCCTGCTGGAGGAAGAAGGTAACCCGGAGCTGAAGTTGCGTGTCTTCGTGACCGGTGGCGGCTGCTCCGGTTTTCAGTACGGCTTTACCTTTGATGAGCTGGTGGCGGAAGATGATGCCGTAGTGGAAAAGGACGGCATCGAAGTTCTGGTAGACGCCATGAGTTATCCGTATCTGGTTGGTGCCAGTGTGGACTATGAAGAGGGGCTGTCTGGTTCCCGCTTTGTGGTCCAGAATCCCAACGCGTCCGCTACCTGTGGATGTGGCTCTTCCTTCTCGATCTAG
- the argC gene encoding N-acetyl-gamma-glutamyl-phosphate reductase: protein MSVIKAAIVGGTGYTGVELLRLLSGHSQVEVTAITSRAEAGTPVADLFPSLRGHYDLAFSAPDLDTLAQCDVVFFATPHGVAQAQVPELVARGVRVIDLSADFRLQDIPVWEQWYGQPHACPELAAQAVYGLPEVNRAQIAGAQLIACPGCYPTAIQLGLIPLLEAGLVEPRGLIANAASGASGAGRQGKTDLLFAENNDSFRAYGAAGHRHLPEIEQGLAQAAGGSVELTFVPHLLPMVRGIHATLYAKLKSPAAAEATQASLQALFEQRYAAEPFVDVMPAGSHPQTRSVRGTNVCRLAVVRPQGRDTVVVLSVIDNLAKGASAQALQNMNIMFGLNENQGLESPALLP from the coding sequence GTGAGCGTCATCAAAGCGGCAATTGTTGGTGGAACCGGTTATACGGGCGTTGAGCTTTTGCGTCTGTTGTCTGGCCATTCACAAGTGGAGGTGACCGCGATCACCTCGCGCGCGGAAGCCGGAACGCCAGTGGCGGACCTGTTTCCGAGCCTGCGTGGCCACTACGACCTCGCGTTCAGTGCCCCGGATCTGGACACGCTGGCACAGTGCGATGTGGTGTTTTTTGCCACCCCCCACGGAGTGGCGCAGGCGCAGGTGCCCGAGCTGGTGGCGCGCGGTGTGCGTGTCATCGACCTGTCTGCGGATTTTCGCCTGCAGGATATTCCCGTCTGGGAGCAATGGTACGGGCAGCCGCACGCCTGCCCGGAGCTGGCCGCACAGGCGGTGTACGGATTGCCGGAGGTGAATCGTGCGCAGATTGCGGGTGCCCAGTTGATCGCGTGCCCGGGGTGTTACCCCACTGCTATCCAGCTTGGCCTGATCCCTTTGCTGGAGGCGGGCCTGGTAGAGCCCCGGGGCCTGATTGCCAATGCGGCCAGTGGTGCCAGTGGCGCCGGCCGCCAGGGCAAGACCGACCTGCTGTTCGCGGAAAATAACGACAGTTTTCGCGCCTACGGCGCAGCCGGGCATCGCCACTTGCCGGAAATCGAGCAGGGGCTGGCACAGGCTGCTGGCGGCAGTGTTGAACTCACGTTTGTGCCGCACCTGCTGCCGATGGTGCGCGGTATCCACGCCACCTTGTACGCAAAGCTCAAGAGCCCTGCTGCTGCGGAGGCAACCCAGGCGTCCTTGCAGGCCCTGTTCGAGCAGCGCTACGCGGCAGAGCCGTTTGTGGATGTGATGCCCGCGGGCAGCCACCCGCAGACGCGCAGCGTACGCGGTACCAATGTCTGCCGCCTTGCCGTTGTCCGGCCCCAGGGGCGCGACACCGTGGTTGTCCTGTCGGTCATTGATAACCTGGCCAAGGGTGCATCGGCGCAGGCGCTGCAGAACATGAACATCATGTTTGGCTTAAATGAGAACCAGGGGCTGGAGAGCCCGGCATTGCTGCCTTAG
- a CDS encoding DUF6776 family protein, with translation MARKVKGSKQYRMKVVPHRPIHGVFSVLGVSLLVLSTSAGAFFAGQYQLSKNLDEKTRAHARSLDELDRLRAENEALRVRAATAEQSVAIGQQASESVRSELVAKENQIAELRQEISFYRGIMAPSEGSDGVSIGRFSISEAGEGRYQYKLLVQQSAARHQVVTGAVRFTIVGQLEGEARRYALADLSPQVESESIPLRFKYFQNIEGELQLPEGFVPEGVELSLKSSKRKGFSIDQRYGWLVQQS, from the coding sequence ATGGCACGCAAAGTTAAAGGCAGTAAACAGTATCGCATGAAGGTGGTCCCCCACAGGCCCATCCATGGCGTATTTTCTGTGCTGGGGGTGTCCTTGCTGGTGCTTTCAACCAGTGCCGGCGCTTTCTTTGCGGGACAGTATCAACTGAGTAAAAACCTGGACGAGAAGACCCGGGCACACGCCCGCTCGCTGGACGAGCTCGATCGCCTGCGCGCTGAGAACGAGGCGCTGCGCGTCAGGGCCGCCACTGCGGAGCAGTCGGTGGCGATTGGCCAGCAGGCGAGCGAGTCCGTGCGGAGCGAGCTGGTGGCCAAGGAAAATCAGATTGCCGAGCTGCGCCAGGAAATCTCCTTTTACCGTGGGATTATGGCGCCCTCGGAGGGCAGTGATGGGGTTTCCATCGGTCGCTTCAGTATCTCTGAGGCGGGAGAGGGGCGCTACCAGTACAAGTTGCTGGTGCAGCAGTCCGCCGCCCGCCATCAGGTAGTTACCGGTGCGGTGCGTTTTACCATTGTGGGGCAGCTGGAGGGAGAGGCGCGCCGCTACGCGCTCGCAGACCTTTCCCCGCAGGTGGAAAGCGAGTCGATTCCGCTACGCTTCAAGTATTTCCAGAATATCGAGGGAGAGCTGCAGTTGCCGGAGGGCTTTGTGCCAGAAGGTGTGGAGCTGTCGCTTAAATCCAGCAAGCGCAAAGGTTTCAGCATCGACCAGCGCTATGGCTGGCTGGTGCAGCAGAGCTGA